From the genome of Cognaticolwellia beringensis, one region includes:
- the fliR gene encoding flagellar biosynthetic protein FliR, with the protein MEFTESVINQSMADFLLPLARISAMVMSMIGLGAKAIPGRVKLFFCLAITVAVMPALPPARVDNLFSLATALLIGEQMIIGIMLGFVTVMVVNTFTLAGQIIAMQTGLGFASLVDPASGTSVPAVGQFFLILSSLLFWAMDGHLAYLQFVVASFDTIPIPAPEFSSIKFKEIAEWGGWMFATALSLAIAPLTAMLLINFSFGIMTRAAPQLNIFAIGFPITMCAGLLIMWLTMGNFYSHFVMQWQRALDFSCYLIDCGAAP; encoded by the coding sequence AGCATGGCTGACTTCTTGCTGCCACTTGCGCGTATTTCAGCCATGGTAATGTCAATGATAGGCCTAGGTGCAAAAGCCATTCCTGGGCGAGTAAAACTGTTTTTTTGTTTAGCGATAACTGTGGCCGTTATGCCAGCGCTACCACCCGCTCGTGTTGATAATCTGTTTTCATTAGCGACAGCGTTGCTGATTGGCGAGCAAATGATTATTGGCATTATGCTCGGTTTTGTCACGGTAATGGTAGTCAATACTTTTACCTTAGCGGGGCAAATTATCGCTATGCAAACCGGTTTAGGTTTCGCATCATTGGTTGACCCTGCTAGTGGAACCAGCGTGCCAGCGGTAGGTCAATTCTTTCTAATTTTATCGTCATTGTTGTTTTGGGCGATGGATGGTCATTTAGCTTATTTGCAGTTTGTTGTCGCCAGTTTTGACACCATTCCTATTCCCGCTCCTGAATTTTCCAGTATCAAGTTTAAAGAGATTGCCGAGTGGGGAGGCTGGATGTTTGCTACCGCATTATCACTCGCTATTGCGCCTTTAACGGCGATGCTATTGATTAACTTTTCATTCGGCATCATGACGCGAGCAGCACCGCAATTAAATATTTTTGCTATCGGCTTTCCCATTACCATGTGTGCCGGACTGTTAATTATGTGGTTAACCATGGGCAATTTTTATAGTCACTTTGTAATGCAATGGCAACGCGCCTTAGATTTTAGTTGTTATCTTATTGATTGCGGAGCAGCACCCTAA
- the flhB gene encoding flagellar biosynthesis protein FlhB — MAESDSGEKTEEPTAKKLSDARKKGQIARSKDLGTMFVLVGAALAIMLLGSSLVEGLSTMMTRLFSLNRRETMDVHALYQVASDGVSAIMVPFLWIHIIIVFAALIGNMILGGISFSWQAMAPKASKLSPMAGFKRMFGVQAYVELIKSILKFFVVFISAYLLLSSLFGQIVNLSTENIPNNFSHAVSLLMWMFLALALSIGIIVVIDAPYQVWNHNRQLKMSKQEIKDEMKNSEGSPETKGRVRRAQYEMSQRRMMQDVPQSDVVITNPTHYSVALKYDAEVGGAPVLVAKGIDEMALHIRTIAKEHNIEIVASPALARSLYYTAEPNEEIPEQLFAAVAQILAFIFQLNAHKKGKARRPKAVAKNLPIPDEFRY, encoded by the coding sequence ATGGCAGAGTCTGACAGTGGTGAAAAAACCGAAGAACCGACGGCAAAAAAACTTTCTGACGCGAGAAAAAAAGGCCAAATTGCGCGCTCGAAAGACTTAGGCACTATGTTTGTTTTAGTCGGTGCAGCCCTCGCTATAATGCTGCTGGGGAGTTCCTTAGTTGAAGGTTTATCTACAATGATGACCCGTCTTTTTAGCTTAAATCGTAGAGAAACCATGGATGTGCATGCTCTATATCAAGTGGCTAGCGATGGGGTAAGCGCGATAATGGTGCCATTTCTTTGGATACACATTATCATCGTTTTTGCCGCATTAATTGGCAATATGATACTGGGTGGTATCAGTTTTTCTTGGCAAGCTATGGCACCAAAAGCCAGCAAACTTTCGCCGATGGCAGGTTTTAAACGTATGTTTGGCGTGCAGGCTTATGTTGAACTAATAAAGTCGATTCTAAAGTTTTTTGTGGTTTTTATTTCAGCTTATTTGTTATTGAGCAGCTTGTTCGGTCAAATTGTGAATTTAAGTACTGAAAATATCCCGAATAACTTTTCTCATGCGGTGTCACTACTGATGTGGATGTTTTTGGCGTTAGCACTTTCCATTGGTATTATTGTGGTTATTGATGCGCCATATCAAGTGTGGAATCATAATCGTCAATTGAAAATGAGCAAGCAAGAAATCAAAGACGAAATGAAAAACTCAGAAGGTAGCCCCGAAACCAAAGGTCGCGTAAGAAGGGCACAATATGAGATGTCACAACGGCGCATGATGCAAGACGTGCCTCAATCTGACGTAGTGATCACCAACCCGACACATTACTCCGTGGCGCTTAAATATGATGCCGAAGTCGGCGGAGCTCCAGTATTGGTGGCTAAAGGTATCGATGAAATGGCTTTACACATTCGCACCATCGCCAAAGAGCACAATATTGAGATTGTAGCATCACCCGCATTAGCGAGATCTCTCTATTACACTGCAGAGCCCAATGAAGAAATTCCAGAACAATTGTTCGCCGCTGTAGCGCAAATTCTGGCCTTTATTTTTCAGCTTAATGCTCACAAAAAAGGTAAAGCGCGACGACCTAAAGCCGTAGCCAAAAACCTACCTATCCCGGATGAATTTCGATATTAA